In Oryza sativa Japonica Group chromosome 3, ASM3414082v1, one DNA window encodes the following:
- the LOC4333663 gene encoding UDP-glycosyltransferase 73C7 gives MHTTNGAPACCDANADTPPLHLIFVPFLSRSHFGPVTAMAAEADACHRGGRTAATIVTTRHFAAMAPASVPVRVAQFGFPGGHNDFSLLPGEVSAAAFFAAAEEALAPALGAAVRGLLREGGSTATVTVVSDAVLHWAPRVARECGVLHVTFHTIGAFAAAAMVAIHGHLHLREAMPDPFGVDEGFPLPVKLRGVQVNEEALVHLPLFRAAEAESFAVVFNSFAALEADFAEYYRSLDGSPKKVFLVGPARAAVSKLSKGIAADGVDRDPILQWLDGQPAGSVLYACFGSTCGMGASQLTELAAGLRASGRPFLWVIPTTAAEVTEQEERASNHGMVVAGRWAPQADILAHRAVGGFLSHCGWNSILDAISAGVPLATWPLRAEQFLNEVFLVDVLRVGVRVREAAGNAAMEAVVPAEAVARAVGRLMGDDDAAARRARVDELGVAARTAVSDGGSSCGDWAELINQLKALQLTSSRDRRTDAVTRD, from the coding sequence ATGCACACCACGAACGGCGCGCCTGCATGCTGCGACGCCAACGCCGACACGCCCCCGCTTCACCTCATCTTCGTGCCCTTCCTCTCGCGCAGCCACTTCGGCCCCGTCACAGCAATGGCAGCCGAAGCCGACGCCTGCCACCGCGGAGGGCGAACCGCCGCAACCATCGTCACCACGCGCCACTTCGCAGCAATGGCCCCGGCATCCGTGCCGGTCCGTGTGGCGCAGTTCGGGTTCCCGGGTGGGCACAACgacttctccctcctcccgggCGAGGTCTCGGCCGCGGCGTTCTTTGCCGCCGCGGAGGAAGCGTTGGCGCCGGCACTCGGGGCGGCGGTGCGTGGGCTTCTCCGCGAAGGGGGCTCCACCGCCACCGTGACAGTCGTCTCGGACGCGGTGCTCCACTGGGCGCCGCGTGTGGCGCGCGAGTGCGGCGTGCTGCACGTGACGTTCCACACCATCggtgccttcgccgctgccgccatggtGGCGATCCATGGACACCTCCACTTACGTGAGGCCATGCCAGACCCGTTCGGCGTCGACGAGGGCTTCCCGCTCCCCGTGAAGCTCCGCGGGGTGCAGGTCAACGAGGAGGCCCTCGTTCACCTCCCCCTCTtccgcgccgccgaggccgagagcttcgccgtcgtcttcaACAGCTTCGCGGCGCTCGAGGCCGACTTCGCCGAGTACTACCGTAGCCTGGACGGGTCTCCCAAGAAGGTGTTCCTCGTCGGCCCagcgcgcgccgccgtctccaaaCTCAGCAAAGGCATCGCTGCCGACGGCGTCGACCGGGACCCTATCCTGCAATGGCTCGATGGCCAACCGGCAGGGTCGGTGTTGTACGCGTGCTTCGGGAGCACATGTGGGATGGGCGCGAGCCAGCTCACGGAACTCGCTGCTGGCCTGCGCGCGTCGGGCCGGCCATTCCTCTGGGTCatcccgacgacggcggcggaggtaaCAGAGCAGGAGGAGCGCGCGTCCAACCACGGCATGGTGGTGGCCGGGCGGTGGGCGCCGCAAGCGGACATCCTGGCGCACCGCGCTGTGGGCGGCTTCCTCAGccactgcgggtggaactcgaTACTGGATGCCATCTCTGCCGGCGTGCCACTCGCGACTTGGCCATTGCGCGCCGAGCAGTTCCTCAACGAGGTGTTCCTCGTCGACGTGCTCCGCGTGGGCGTGCGGGTGCGTGAGGCTGCCGGCAACGCGGCCATGGAGGCGGTGGTGCCGGCCGAGGCGGTGGCGAGAGCGGTGGGTAGGCTgatgggcgacgacgacgctgcgGCGAGGAGAGCGAGGGTGGACGAGCTGGGCGTCGCGGCGCGCACAGCCGTGTCCGACGGCGGGTCGTCGTGCGGTGACTGGGCGGAGCTGATAAATCAGCTAAAAGCGTTACAGCTTACATCGTCACGAGACAGACGCACTGATGCAGTGACAAGGGACTGA
- the LOC4333662 gene encoding ras-related protein Rab5A-like, translating to MAANAGNKIRNAKLVLLGDVGAGKSSLVLRFVKGQFVEFQESTIGAAFFSQTLAVNDETVKFEIWDTAGQERYHSLAPMYYRGAAAAIVVYDITNPASFTRAKKWVQELQAQGNSSTVVALAGNKADLLETRQVQIEEAKTYAQENGLFFMETSAKTATNVNDIFYEIAKRLLQGQPAQNPQAGMVLSQRPNERLVSSASCCS from the exons ATGGCGGCCAACGCCGGCAACAAGATCCGCAACGCCAAACTG GTTCTTCTTGGAGATGTGGGCGCAGGAAAATCTAGCTTGGTGCTTCGTTTTGTAAAAGGACAGTTTGTTGAGTTTCAG GAATCGACAATTGGAGCAGCATTTTTCTCACAGACCTTAGCAGTTAATGACGAAACCGTGAAGTTTGAAATCTGGGATACAGCTGGGCAGGAGAGATATCACAGCTTGGCTCCCATGTACTATAGGGGTGCGGCTGCTGCCATAGTTGTCTATGACATCACGAATCCG GCCTCTTTCACCCGTGCAAAGAAATGGGTTCAAGAACTTCAAGCTCAAG GTAACTCGAGTACAGTGGTGGCTCTTGCTGGCAACAAAGCCGATTTGCTAGAGACTAGGCAGGTGCAAATAGAG GAAGCAAAGACATATGCACAGGAGAATGGGCTTTTCTTCATGGAAACATCTGCGAAAACTGCAACAAATGTGAATGACATATTTTATGAAATTG CAAAAAGATTGCTTCAAGGACAGCCAGCTCAGAACCCGCAGGCCGGCATGGTCCTCTCCCAGAGACCAAATGAGAGACTGGTCAGCTCTGCTTCATGCTGCTCTTGA